Proteins encoded by one window of Glycine soja cultivar W05 chromosome 15, ASM419377v2, whole genome shotgun sequence:
- the LOC114386620 gene encoding elongin-C-like, with amino-acid sequence MKKEDTVKLISSEGFEFVVDKEAAIVSQTIHNMLTSPGSFAERQHGEVTFPEISTTILEKICQYFYWHLQFASGKETEFPIEPELTLELMMAANYLHT; translated from the exons ATGAAGAAAGAAGACACAGTGAAGCTGATCAGTTCCGAAGGTTTCGAATTTGTGGTCGACAAAGAAGCTGCAATAGTTTCACAGACCATACATAACATGCTTACTTCTCCAG GGAGTTTCGCTGAGAGGCAGCACGGCGAAGTTACCTTTCCTGAGATCAGCACCACCATTCTCGAGAAGATTTGCCAGTACTTTTATTGGCATCTCCAATTCGccag TGGGAAGGAGACGGAATTTCCCATTGAACCTGAATTAACTCTGGAGCTAATGATGGCCGCCAATTACCTCCATACATAA
- the LOC114388669 gene encoding filamin A-interacting protein 1-like — protein sequence MEARHATLGRRTLEEIRQKRAAERLSKTSSGPDLTQVPSTSEIAGMSKSESANKLSETDLSALLSQLKGLQKKNTELEEENTKISLKLQTMEIDNETMHKQLNDVEQNTVPSLRKALRDVAMEKDAAVVAREDLSAQLRTLKKRLKEAEDEQYRAEEDAAALRAELNSIQQQAMTNTVSTISSFGNPPDHFQIQRLQKELDDLKLELQRESLLRHQEQEQLAKEQACIASLISEKQELEEKLMSISREPAEASDKASHKAFSLEDKQKLDRQLYDMALAIERLESSRQKLLMEIDSQSTEIERLFEENSSLSNSYQEAIGAAARWENQVMDCLKQNEELRGILDNLRMEQARGLPDSSKNGAHEIASLASMKGQLVTEQSRAEALSAEVMQLSAQLEQVKQAYDGLARFYRPVLRNIESNLIKMKQDNSLAVR from the exons ATGGAAGCGCGCCATGCAACTCTTGGTCGACGAACG TTGGAGGAAATTCGGCAAAAGAGGGCCGCGGAGAGATTGAGTAAAACCTCTTCGGGACCAGATCTCACGCAGGTTCCCAGCACCTCCG AGATTGCGGGAATGAGCAAGTCCGAGAGCGCAAATAAGCTCTCTGAG ACAGATCTTAGTGCTCTATTGTCTCAATTGAAAGGACTGCAAAAGAAGAACACGGAGTTGgaggaagaaaacacaaaaattagtttaaag CTTCAAACGATGGAAATTGATAATGAGACAATGCACAAGCAATTAAATGATGTG GAACAAAATACAGTGCCATCTCTAAGGAAAGCTCTGAGGGATGTCGCAATGGAGAAAGATGCTGCAGTTGTTGCACGG GAGGACCTTTCAGCACAGCTTCGTACCCTGAAGAAACGTCTTAAGGAAGCAGAAGATGAGCAATATCGT GccgaggaagatgcagcagcgTTGAGAGCAGAATTGAACTCAATTCAGCAACAAGCAATGACTAATACAGTTAGCACAATTTCATCATTTGGTAATCCACccgatcattttcaaattcaaagatTACAAAAGGAGCTAGATGATTTAAAACTGGAACTGCAG CGAGAATCACTTTTGAGGCACCAGGAGCAGGAACAATTAGCAAAAGAGCAAGCCTGCATTGCCTCACTGATATCTGAAAAGCAGGAGTTGGAAGAGAAACTCATGTCCATATCTAGAGAGCCTGCAG AAGCCTCAGATAAAGCTTCTCACAAAGCATTTTCTTTG GAAGACAAGCAGAAACTTGATAGGCAGTTGTATGATATGGCTTTAGCCATTGAGAGGTTGGAAAGCAGTAGGCAGAAACTTCTAATGGAG ATTGACTCACAATCTACAGAAATAGAGAGGCTTTTTGAGGAAAATTCTAGTCTCTCAAATTCATACCAAGAGGCAATTGGAGCAGCAGCGAGATGGGAAAACCAG GTGATGGATTGTCTTAAGCAAAATGAAGAGCTTCGTGGGATTCTAGATAATTTGAGAATGGAACAGGCTAGGGGTTTGCCAGACTCTTCTAAAAATGGGGCACATGAGATTGCTTCCTTGGCATCTATGAAG GGCCAACTTGTGACAGAACAGAGCAGAGCAGAGGCGCTATCTGCAGAAGTCATGCAGCTTTCTGCTCAACTTGAACAAGTCAAACAAGCATATGATGGTCTTGCACGCTT CTATAGGCCAGTGCTGCGCAACATTGAAAGCAATCTCATAAAAATGAAGCAAGACAACTCGTTGGCTGTACGATGA